One region of Verrucomicrobiia bacterium genomic DNA includes:
- a CDS encoding GAF domain-containing protein → MNKSLDHLLNSTLETAIELTQADKGNIQFFDESKNELRIVAQSGFTPQFVEHFRIVRPGYCACGLALKRRERVLVKDIAKHPELSHLAPIFLSYGFTAVQSTPLFGAGGELFGVLSTHFEKPHAFPHPNLEMLDKYIVHAARQIFELN, encoded by the coding sequence TTGAACAAATCCCTGGATCATCTTTTGAATTCTACCCTGGAAACCGCAATTGAGCTGACTCAAGCGGACAAGGGCAACATTCAATTCTTTGACGAGAGCAAAAACGAATTGCGCATCGTGGCGCAGTCCGGCTTCACGCCGCAATTTGTCGAGCACTTCAGGATCGTGCGTCCCGGGTATTGCGCCTGCGGCCTCGCGTTGAAACGCCGGGAGCGGGTCCTTGTCAAGGACATAGCCAAACACCCCGAATTATCGCACCTGGCCCCCATTTTTCTTTCCTACGGCTTTACGGCCGTGCAATCGACGCCTCTTTTTGGGGCCGGAGGCGAATTGTTCGGCGTCCTTTCCACGCATTTCGAAAAGCCGCACGCTTTCCCGCATCCGAATTTGGAAATGCTTGATAAATACATCGTGCATGCCGCTCGCCAGATTTTCGAACTCAACTGA
- a CDS encoding FKBP-type peptidyl-prolyl cis-trans isomerase: MFKNFSPNFALLSAAFLLSSCAGAHKTVVPAAAAPEAKAQAPAVELEEVQPAHAPAAKAGGTLTFHYTLTNAKGEVLDSSEGKEPLTVRIGAHEIIPGLEAELLKMKPGEKKKVVVPADQAYGPRYEGRTIQMPADKLPPEALKVGAQVSAGLGIVFTVTEIKDGVVTLDGNHPLAGQDLTFDVDLLSAS, encoded by the coding sequence GTGTTCAAAAATTTTTCCCCCAACTTTGCCCTATTGAGCGCAGCATTTCTGCTTTCTTCCTGCGCGGGCGCGCATAAGACCGTCGTCCCGGCCGCCGCGGCTCCCGAAGCCAAGGCTCAGGCCCCGGCCGTGGAGCTGGAAGAAGTCCAGCCCGCGCATGCGCCGGCAGCGAAAGCGGGCGGAACGCTCACGTTTCATTACACGCTGACCAATGCGAAAGGCGAAGTGCTGGATTCTTCCGAAGGCAAAGAACCGCTCACCGTCCGCATCGGCGCGCATGAAATCATCCCCGGGCTCGAAGCCGAGCTTCTCAAGATGAAACCGGGCGAGAAAAAGAAAGTCGTCGTGCCCGCGGACCAGGCCTATGGCCCGCGCTACGAAGGCCGCACGATCCAGATGCCGGCGGACAAGCTGCCTCCGGAGGCCCTGAAAGTGGGGGCCCAGGTCAGCGCGGGGCTGGGCATCGTGTTCACGGTGACTGAAATCAAAGACGGCGTGGTCACGCTCGATGGCAATCATCCGCTCGCGGGCCAGGACCTGACCTTCGACGTCGACTTGCTCTCGGCATCCTGA
- a CDS encoding lipocalin family protein encodes MNHDPRLWVFLGAFFLAGCATAHRDPIQTMPHVDLDRFMGDWYVIANIPTFVEKGAHNAVESYERNPDGSIATTFTFRKDGFDGKLKKHKPKGFVRDTQSNAVWGMQFVWPFKGDYRIVYLNDDYTETIIGREKRDYVWIMARKPEISEEDYKKMVDIVGREGYDLTKLQKVPQRWDKAPQ; translated from the coding sequence ATGAACCACGACCCGCGTCTTTGGGTTTTCCTCGGCGCCTTTTTTCTTGCCGGCTGCGCCACGGCCCATCGCGATCCCATCCAGACCATGCCGCACGTGGACCTCGACCGGTTCATGGGCGACTGGTACGTCATTGCCAACATCCCGACCTTCGTGGAAAAAGGCGCGCACAACGCGGTCGAGTCTTACGAGCGCAATCCCGACGGCTCGATCGCCACGACGTTCACGTTCCGCAAGGACGGCTTTGACGGAAAGCTCAAAAAGCACAAGCCCAAAGGCTTCGTGCGCGACACGCAGTCGAACGCGGTCTGGGGCATGCAGTTTGTCTGGCCTTTCAAAGGCGATTACCGCATCGTGTACCTGAACGACGATTATACCGAGACCATCATCGGCCGCGAAAAGCGCGATTACGTCTGGATCATGGCGCGCAAGCCGGAAATTTCCGAAGAGGATTACAAGAAGATGGTGGACATCGTGGGCCGCGAAGGCTACGACCTCACGAAACTGCAGAAAGTCCCGCAGCGCTGGGACAAGGCCCCGCAATAA
- a CDS encoding DUF393 domain-containing protein yields MKAHPLNLFKKLGLRLYREPLVLIYDAYCKLCRRTVAALRVVDVFARIDYISAQDKPQLQSHGLGHLNEQALMKDIHGVIAGRVWRGYEAYRKVAQRVPLLWPLVPFLYLPPVEALGKKIYRRIADSRTCSIPEPKDRLSGHSGKREEKPAGPD; encoded by the coding sequence ATGAAAGCCCATCCCCTCAATCTTTTTAAAAAGCTGGGCCTCCGGCTTTACCGCGAGCCGCTCGTCTTGATCTACGACGCTTATTGCAAGCTCTGCCGCCGCACGGTTGCCGCGCTTCGCGTCGTCGACGTGTTCGCGAGAATTGACTACATCAGTGCGCAGGACAAGCCTCAGCTCCAGTCCCATGGCCTCGGCCACTTGAATGAACAAGCCTTGATGAAAGACATTCACGGCGTTATTGCGGGACGCGTCTGGCGCGGCTATGAGGCCTATCGCAAAGTCGCGCAGCGCGTGCCGCTGCTTTGGCCGCTCGTCCCTTTCCTTTATCTTCCTCCGGTCGAGGCGCTCGGCAAAAAAATCTACCGGCGCATCGCCGATTCCCGGACATGCAGCATTCCGGAACCCAAAGACCGGCTCTCAGGCCATTCCGGGAAACGGGAGGAAAAACCGGCGGGCCCGGACTGA
- a CDS encoding FecR family protein, with translation MTKRFFLFLTLFVSLLPARVFAEPEAAGQVVEVQGSAKASGAQAGARTLQLNDPVFSGDTLRTGADSFLAVRLKDQSSLTLAADSTLVLDTFVFDPANAKGQSVATVLRGLFKMVSGELVKKDPESVKIKLPAGTIGIRGTTLAARVENDKTLVVLLGTLDPATGELRGGHITVQNEVDGELRESAITEIGQGVKIEGVNQPPSASFEVPAEDIQIFEKALKAEGQGRPNPSRGPDSKSAFDRYMKEKGAAGVGYRSAEEKPPAKAQDESDEALVEEANMLQPPQKKKNEADVSTDFSKDEDSGESRT, from the coding sequence ATGACAAAGCGTTTTTTCCTTTTCCTGACCCTTTTTGTGAGCCTGCTCCCGGCGCGCGTTTTCGCGGAACCCGAAGCCGCGGGACAAGTCGTCGAAGTCCAAGGCTCGGCCAAAGCCTCGGGCGCGCAGGCCGGCGCGCGAACCCTCCAATTGAACGATCCTGTTTTTTCCGGTGACACGCTCCGAACGGGAGCGGACAGTTTTCTGGCCGTCCGGCTCAAAGACCAAAGCTCGCTCACGCTGGCCGCGGACAGCACGCTTGTCCTGGACACCTTCGTTTTCGATCCTGCGAACGCGAAAGGCCAAAGCGTGGCCACGGTGCTGCGCGGTCTTTTTAAGATGGTGAGCGGCGAGCTCGTGAAAAAGGACCCGGAATCGGTGAAAATCAAATTACCGGCCGGAACCATCGGCATCCGCGGGACCACGCTGGCGGCCCGCGTGGAAAACGACAAAACGCTCGTGGTGCTGCTCGGCACGCTGGATCCGGCGACGGGCGAGCTGCGCGGCGGGCATATCACGGTCCAGAATGAAGTGGACGGCGAGCTGCGCGAGTCCGCCATAACGGAAATCGGCCAGGGCGTGAAGATTGAGGGGGTGAATCAGCCGCCGAGCGCCTCGTTCGAAGTTCCCGCCGAAGACATCCAGATTTTCGAAAAGGCCTTGAAGGCCGAGGGGCAGGGAAGGCCCAACCCGTCCCGCGGCCCGGATTCCAAGAGCGCCTTTGACCGGTACATGAAAGAAAAAGGCGCGGCCGGCGTCGGATATCGCAGCGCGGAGGAAAAACCTCCCGCGAAAGCGCAGGACGAGAGCGATGAAGCGCTGGTCGAAGAAGCCAACATGCTCCAGCCGCCCCAGAAAAAGAAAAACGAGGCCGACGTTTCAACGGATTTTTCCAAAGACGAAGACTCCGGCGAGAGCCGGACTTAA
- a CDS encoding exosortase system-associated protein, TIGR04073 family, with product MKRFLSLALLFAFTGAMAAARPSLAADVPGTAQTSQAAAKTYDWKAKLKRGSLNVVTSPVEVARQIQITSEESSLLKGWTVGLAKGFGSGLVRFGAGVVEVLTFPFDFPVEGKRPWVEPEYVWEKPGVKYA from the coding sequence ATGAAGCGATTTTTGAGCCTGGCCCTTCTTTTTGCTTTTACCGGAGCGATGGCCGCGGCGCGTCCAAGCTTGGCGGCGGATGTCCCGGGCACCGCGCAAACGTCCCAAGCCGCCGCGAAGACCTACGACTGGAAAGCCAAGCTGAAGAGAGGCTCTTTGAACGTCGTGACTTCGCCCGTGGAAGTGGCCCGCCAAATCCAGATCACTTCAGAAGAGAGCAGTCTGCTCAAAGGCTGGACCGTGGGTCTGGCCAAGGGGTTCGGTTCCGGGCTTGTGCGGTTTGGCGCGGGAGTGGTGGAGGTCCTGACCTTTCCGTTCGACTTTCCGGTGGAGGGCAAAAGGCCGTGGGTCGAGCCGGAATACGTGTGGGAAAAGCCGGGCGTCAAATACGCCTAG